TAATGGATCTTGACAAAATTGTTACAGTTGCTGTCACGACTCAAGATTGACGGATTTTCTTGCTTGATTATTTTATCCTTGCTGTATccgtataataatatatgtattgaTCTAATACTTTTAACGATTGACAGGCAGATTggctaattaaatatttgtagCGTGACACAAGAAACGAAGTTAGCAATATGTCATTTCAACATTAAGACTTGAAAATTCACAATTGAAGACTGAAAAAATAGGAATCCTGaatctaataaatattaaaacgcCAAAGtactatttctcatccaaagtATCCTCTTATTCCAAATTTTGaccttttaattatgaaaattctAAACACCCACCTATATAGGTTAAGCCTATTAAtttcaaggataaaattattctttcatctgtgatattaaaaataaattaaaatttaatcttatttcttcctcttccccaaaactttaaaaactaaaagtttaccttttaagttaatttttaaaaaatgacattttttttcttagggtttagtttttaattctCAGTGTCAAATCCGAAGCCATTTTCTGGGACGAAAATTCCTCAACACATCACGATACTCCGACGGTCTCTTTCCCCTCCTCTGGAATGTTGACCGACGAAAATTTTATCTggaaagacgaagagcttcattGAGAGACAAAACTTTTCATTTTCCCATATGTCTTCTTGTGGGAATTCAATGAGCTTCATTTTCCCGATGAAGCTTTTTGTCTCCCTAACTTCATTCGACACCGATCAGACATTCAGCTAAAAGGAGAGAGATCATCGGAGGGAGAAGCCACCGACAATGGTGccagagtttgaaaactaaatcttagggaggaaaatatcatttttttaaacttgacctataggagaaattgttagttttaggatttaggggagagttccgttaattttaattgtctataggtgaataaataaaattttcaaagttaagggatatgaatttgaaataagaGGATACTTttggtgggacatagtcctttggccatattcAAACCTAACAACATTTAATGAACAAATAAAAGGAACATATATCAAACCAACCCaaatgaaggaaaaataaattaagaccAATTATAACAATGTAGCTACATGGGATTTATTTAATACCTCTATAATAAGTTCTTATCGATTCAAAAGTGACAACAAACCAAGTAGATGGCATTAATAATCTTCTGTCAGGAGTAGGTGTGGAAGAGAAAGAGCCATTCAATGCACAAAATCTTTCTACATATAAATGTAACCAAACATTTGTTACCAAACTACAATTAAGCTCAATCTTTCCTAAACAATGACAAAAGAAATTCCTACAAAATTTCTCCTTTTGTGCTTAGCCATTTTCTTTCTATGCAACATTGTTTATGCCTCCCAAATCGAAGGAATGTTTGTGTTTGGAAGCTCTCTTGTTGACAATGGCAACAACAACTTCCTCCTCACACTTGCCAAGGCAAACTTCTCACCCTATGGCGTCGACTTTCCCGTTGGACCTTCCGGTCGATTTACAAATGGGAAGAATGTGATTGATCTTCTCGGAGAGGAGCTTCAGCTTCCTCGTCTGATTCCAGTATTTTATGACCCTTCAACCAAGGGAAGAAATATTGTTCATGGTGTTAACTATGCTTCTGGTGGCTCTGGTATATTAAATGATACAGGCTCAATTGCggtaagggaaaaaaataaattcatcattttatcatggccaaaagacttatccccacccaaggtttagtgtattccCAATTCCCAACCacgaagttttaaaaactcaaatattcacacTCCAGTTATAATTCTTagttagaattaaagataaaaatgtcatttagctaaaaatattaaaaaaaaactaaaaattatatcacattttacttttttagtttaaaaatttaatatttttttccaccaaaagtttgaaaaatgtcCATTTCCCCCCCAGAGTTTGCATTTTTTCCAGTATCTTCTTCGATGACCAGAGTCGGCCTTTCCACTATCTTCTATCAGCGACCAAAAAAGAAGGAAGGGCGACAGATCTTGCCTTCCTCCAACGCACGACGAATCGAAGAAGGAAGATGGGCTGCACTCGCTTCCGTCAACGTCTTGCTTCGTTGTGCTTGCTTCTATTGACATCTTACTTCGTTGTGCTCAGACGATGACAGGATGACACTAAGACCTTGGGCGggaataattcttttggcctctcatcataataaattatactgGTTTTGAAGCTGCAATATGTCTATGTTCACGTGCCTAGTTTCtgtattcaataaaaatatgtatacacatttttttatatacaaatagtACACacataatatgttatcatatgattgaatgattttgaataaaatgacactaaatcacataatgatatattatatatacactcaTTTGTAAAAAGTGCATAAGCATATAATTGCTCTTCTGTATTAAGACTACGAGAAAACTGAAGACTTAAGTATCAGTGATGTTGATGTTTATTTAATAGTTTAGGTTATTTGGTGACAACTTAATAATATCACGGGTATTACTGCGTTTTTCAGGGCAAAGTGGTGAGTCTAAATGAACAAATCAAGAACTTTGAGGAGGTGACATTGCcagatttaaaaactcacaGGGATTTTCTACAGAATTATTTGTTTGTTGTGGGAAGTGGAGGGAACGATTACTCATTCAACTACTTCATGAGACAGGCCAACGCCAATGTTAGTGTTGAAGCCTTCACTAATAATCTTATCAAGTCATTGTCTCAGCAACTCAAGGTAcattttttgtgttaaattattttttttagtcgACTCCTTGATCACTTTCACTCTTGAGATCGAGCTCTAGCTAGCAAAACTTGAGCTAACTGAGTTCGAGCTTAAAGCTGGAGCCCTACGCCTTCTCCATCAAACTGAGTTCAAGTCAGACAATATTCAGCTCGGCACGTCTCGTTGCACCCTACATATATGCCTTAACtgtattcattttatatatgtattaattgtattttatgtttgattttcgTGTGTGTATAGTAGAAAATTTGGTAATTTTTCTTTGAAGATATTATAAACTAAATGCAGAAAACAATCCTGTGTTGATACAGAAGTTATACACTTTAGGAGGCCGAAAGTTCGTGTTAATGTCAGTAAATCCACTTGGTTGCAACCCAGTGGCTAGGGCATCTCAGCCGATGGGTGAGGACGACTGCATACAGGTTTTAAATCAGGCGGCTCACCTCTTCAATGCTCGGTTGAGATTAACAGTTGATTTTATAAGGCCCCAAATGCCTGGCTCCACTCTTGTTTTCGTTAACTCCTACAAGATTATCAGGGATATCATCAGGGATCCTGTCTCCAATggtaaaatgaaaaatacagACGTTGTCAGAAAAAAactgataatatttaattttaaaaaaatgtgttaattGATTCGACTAATGTTTTTACAGGATTTAAGGACACAAGGAATGCTTGCTGTGAAGTTTTATCAGTGAATGAAGGTGGAAATGGGATTTTGTGCAAAAGAGGAGGACAAGTTTGTGCAGAAAGAAACAttcatgttttctttgatgGGTTGCATCCAACAGAGGCTGTGAATATTCAAATAGCTAAAAAGGCTTTTGGTTCTTATAATAGAGATGAAGTTTATCCCATTAATATCAGAACACTAGCCCAACTCTAGATCTCTCCACTCTCATTCATTGTGTTGTAGCAGATGTTTCTGATTTATAATGCACTtcaaaatttaactcatttgatGATTCTGGCTTCCATATATATTGCTGCCTACTGTTGTAGCTAcacacaatatatataaatcccATAACAGTTTCGTCATTTTCCACCCCAAATTCAAAGGAAGTTAATGACTACTAATCTTCATGTGCAAAATGTATGTTATTCGACGACTCAATTGACACCTCTAATATACCTTTACAAAGACTTGTTTAAAAGACAAATATAATTAGCTTAACATAGAGTCAATTATAACGTCTTTTAAATGCGTGTCTTTCTCATAAATATATGAACTAATTATTAATGAACTCGAAATTATCATTTGATAATGGCGTATAGGGTTTGAAGTCGAGAGAAATGCTTGTTGCGAACTGGAAGCAGGTAAAAGCAAAAAAGATGGCAAGGTATGTGATAACGGGGACAAGATGTATTCTTCTTCGATGGGCTGCATCCAACAGAAGCTGTATGTAAACAAGATCATTGCTGCAACCAAGGCTTTTAATTCGCttgataaaaataagttaatttatcCCATTAATGGCTGGCAACCAACTACCTCAATCAACTAAAATTGGACCCAACCCAACATAGCGAAACCTTGGCAAGACACTAACCAACAATTAGACATCATTTTAGCTCGTTCCTACCTAACATTATTCTAGCAATGAACATAAATAAATAGACTTGGAGTAGTCcattttataaagatgaaaatttaatctcctcCTTCCcaattctattttagtttatttaaaatatgaataaattatcatagtcatatttaaaataagaacattaaatatttatatttaaatgaaaCACATTCtcttagttatatatatatatatataaaggattaATAGGAAGAAAGGGGAGGCAAGCAAGTTACCTAGATAATTACCTTATACACTCCCTTTTACACATCATTTTCAACATATCTTGTAACATATGTTAAAACTATCTTGTCAACGTAAGTCTTCCTACTACTAGGCTGaacttcttttttattgttttaatatttgattcacATCATTGTAAACATCAGAATCTTTTATCGAATCTCCTTACACCCATAGTTTAACTTACATATATCAATTGATAATTAGAGATTTCATTAGTATTATTTTCTTCAGTGGGTTTAAAAACCTAACAAATATAATCTTGCTCATAATGAAGTTTCAAACCCTATTGATTGTTCAAGTCTGAATTCGTTaacttaatgaaaaaataataaaattatagatacaaacaaggtatataattatatatacaaacaataatattttactatattattaggtattattttatttataactatttaatcacataataatatattatttttatatatatatatctatagttttattattttttaaaatatctttatctattgtttcttttttattaaatgttatatatgtatgtatgtatgtagaTTCTGActatctaatttatatattgtttgtagttgtatcttataattaattattttattatcccttaaaattactcaaattatatttaaaataaaaattaagattttagatccatattttcatacaaaaaaaaaaaaaaagcgtaTAAGATTTTCACAACATActcaatttatattcaaaataagaattaatattttgtatatatcaaattacccaaatttttatacaattcaaaatgaaaatataattgagtgctttaaaaatatatcaagattaaaaatTGTGAAACTGAAGACCTTTAGATATATCATTTTAACTTgctttcatattaaaataatcaacaatAAACAGAGTTTcccatataaaaaattacatgtgttattacattattttctttcattttcttaatattaaattatttctttacaCAAGATCAAgggtttttaaaaagttttcactagttaattaataaacaatgaCTAAGGTTGGACCTAAACTACCCTAGTTTGGTCTCACAAGCTATTTTAACATAATGTTGGTTGACTTGaatgtgttttgattgaattCAAGCTAAGCTCGAGTTAAAAGAATCAActcatttttaaactaaactaaattttagttagaaaaaGTTCGATTTGATGTAACTTACAAACCAGACGGATGGCTTGATTAGTTTTCAATTTAGCTCATGATTCAATTGAAATTTGGTCGAGTAAttgttaaaacaatatcaatttatttattattaaataaaataatatcgttttatgaatgaactatgaatttgaattataaatttaagtcctaaatttaagttaaactctaataaattattttttatttgaattgaacttgaaCTACTTTTAACTTCAGCTCAACGAAATTGAATCGAACTGGACTCAAAAAGTGTTTGAGTTCAGTTCAATTTATATCCACCTTTAATAATGGTAGAGTCACAAAGCCTCTCTCAGTTAGTGATGGCAATAGGGCGATACAAGGAGAGGAtctcaatttcgtttttttccCTACAAAGGATATCAATCCTCATCCTCAATCGGTCCCTAAAACTGAGATGAAAAGGATTTCACGTCTCTTCTCTGTAAAGAAAAGTCTCTTTCCCATCCAATCTCTATCCCCAtctctgtaaaaaaaaaaaatctcctcccaCACTGtttaaacacaatatatatatatatattatatatatatatatatatatataaaacaaaataaataaaagtaaaatcaatatactatttaaaatatcacaaatatcatatattaaccattttaatatatataatataaatataaatataaatatatttaaagaacataaataatttataattataaggttatgttattattttaagtgAAAGTACTAATATAGAAGGACAGAGATGAAGAGGAGAGCAGGGCAAAGTAGAAAGGAGAcatgtattttctttttcaattataCGATTATTTTTCATCCCTTTCCTTTTTTCCCCAAGAAtctattacaataaaaaaactcttaatttgaaccaaaattGTGATCCCTACCCTTGGTAAAATTGCTGGTCCGCCCTGGCATGTATTCTACCTTGCCGTTAAAGCAGCCACTGAGACGCCTAGGACAATCACTCAACGACAATTTGCATTATGATAACAATAAAAGTATGACGTCCAAAGCAACCGTTGACTGGTAGATGAACAATACtttccaggaaaaaaaaaaattcatgacaGTCTCTCTGTAATCTCGATCAACATCTCCAAGCAGTTACTTTTCATGCAAAACTTGAGTTCACTGCTTAATCAAGTTATATGTTACTTGTTTCACTTGACATGATCTCGACTTCACCAGCCATCACTGTGAAATGGGTCATGGATCCGTCTTGGTTGACTTCAGAACCGACGCTCTCTGCCTCTTCTACTTCCACTGATAACTTGAAAGGGTTCATCCTTGCAGTTGCCTCCGGTGCCTTTATTGGCTCCAGCTTCATCATTAAGAAGATCGGCCTCCAACGAGCCGGCGCTTCTGGTGCTCGCGCtagtaagtttatatttttgttttgctCAGTTTATTTGTATAGATTTAATGTTCATTTAGTGTAGTGTTTAGAATTTTGAGGgaaaatgttttctttatttgagttttataaATGCTAAGGAAATAGGATTTGTAGCATCAAGTAAATTTGCAAATCCTTCGTATGGAATTTAAAGAATGTTTTTGAAGTCCGTTGGGATCTGAAGTCAATTTTACTTATTTGAAGTTATTGTAATGGTGGATTTCTTGGTTTGTAACTTCAAGGTACTGGTGGATATGGCTATTTGCTAGAGCCACTTTGGTGGGTTGGCATGGTTACTAGTAAGTATTACATTTTTAGTGATATTGATCGCTTTGTGTCTTTATGATTTATGGAATGTTTGGATGAGATTTCAATTGGGGACTTGTTACTCTTATGGCAGTGATTGTTGGGGAATTTGCTAATTTAGTGGCTTACATTTATGCTCCCGCTGTGCTTGTAACACCACTTGGAGCACTGAGTATAATTGTCAGGTGACTTTGATTTTTATACTTAAGATCTTGGTGAGGCTTGTTTGGTTGAATTGGATCACATTTCAAATGGACTTCAGTTTAGATGCATTTCTAGTGATCTAGCTATTTTTGGTCttctgaattaaaatttgattatcaaaATGTTAGTATATGGAGCAACCAAAGTAGGGAATATTGTGTTTTATATGAATCAACTTTGTGGTTTTGATTGTGTTCATTTCATTTACAGTGCTATTTTAGCACACTTCTTCTTGAatgagaaattgaagaaaatgggtATTCTTGGATGCATTTTGTGCATAGAAGGGTCTGTACTGATTGTGCTTCATGCCCCTAGCGAACAGAGTCTGACTTCGGTGGAGCAGGTCTGGGAGTTGGCCACCCAACCAGGTTAACTGCTGAAGAATCATTGCTTTTTCATTGTATCTTTTAAATCATTCTAAGTTGATTGTTTTATGTTCTTGCTCCAGCTTTTCTCTTATATGTGGCCTCAACAATAGCTGTTGCATTGGTGCTGATCTTGTACTGTGAACCACGCTATGGACAGACAAACATATTGGTTTACCTTGGCATATGTTCTGTAATCGGGTCATTAACAGTTAGGTTTCATGTCCCTGAATCTATGATCTATGGTATATATGAAGGTGAAAAAGTGATTTCAAATGCACAGTTTGATTGGGATATGTTAGGCACCTGCACTCCATGCTGCAATTCTACTTCTCCTCAACTCAACACCGCAATTCAGCTCTCCCTCCTTCCTGGTTGTTTTGTCGTTAACCTGCAACTCATAGTTCCTCAACCAAACAGTTCAATGAACATGGAATAAATGAAGTTGTTATAATGATTTGTATTGATTAGTGATGATTGTGTGTACTGAATATTCAAGTCTGTTACATCCAACAAGACAAAGGGAATTAAAACCCCCTCCCAAAGCTTGGCATTCAAGAGGCCATCACTTTCCTTCCACTGATTTCTTTCTTGATTCTCAGCCCTTCCTTTTCTTCCCCCTTCAGCTTTATCCTCCTCTTTCTCTAACAACCATTCTCAATTCTTGTCATGTTGCTTTCCTGCCTTCCTTGTTTAAATGACATCTGTGTGCTCCCTTGCCCTGAGCTTGTGCCATCTATACTACTAATCTTTCCCTTCTTACCAGTGACATATGCATGGGTCCTAACAGATTAGAAGAAGCATGTTTACAAGGCCTGATCTGAAACGAAATGCAATTTCAAAATTGCTATTGTGAAGTTCTGAAATAGTGTGTGTacacacaataaaattatattttatatgtacatatatttttttgtgtgtgtgtgtgtgtgtgtattatgTAACCGCTCTAATCATTTTTCTGTGGTATTTCaggccaaatttttttttccctcttttgaTGCATTTAAAGGAGGAGGACAGCTTTGAAATATGACATGTTGCACTCTTTTTGCAGGTTATGAGTATTAAAGCCATAGGCATTGCAATAGAACTCACGCTTGAGGGTTCAAATCAATTGGGACACTTCCAGACATGGATATTTCTTATGGTTTCAGTTACATGTATAATCATTCAGTTGAATTATTTGAACAAGGTTTACAACAACTGTTTCTTTCCCTCTCTGTCTCactctttctatatttttgtgTGATATGTTATATTCACCAAAGCACAGATAAACACATTTTCTAGATAGCAATAAAATTCTACCCTGTTAacattatctaaaatattatttctccTCTTTTGGTCGCCTACATCTTTTCCTGATTTATCACAACTAGAATCTTAAGGATTTTAAGATTTGGTTTCCGCAATTTATGATTTCATTGTGTACTGTTCAACTGTTTTACCAGTGTTTGATATCCAAAGATGCATTCTAGTGAACTAACACTTCAATGGAAGTTTTGGATTTAAAACATCAGTGCATTTTAGATGGAGGGTTCGGGgaacattatttttcatttgtctTGTGTACTTCAAACTGGCCTTTGGTTAATATCTTTTTGAGTGCATTAGGATTTATCCCTTTCATAACAGACAGTATTATGTGGGCATACCATATGCTCCACTGGATTCTTATCTTGAACTTTGGGATGAGTCTGTGATACAACAAAGACAGTTGCTTTATCCCACCtttgcattttcatttaaagCTCATATAACAGGCACTGTTATATAGACATAATAGCGGGAATATGATAAACAAGTGATTGAAGGTGATTAAGAAGATCAGATATGCAAGATTTACAATATGTCGGTTGCATCTTTTGACAAATACTTTGTTTTGTTGCTGTTTAGCCtggattttgaaaataatgtatATCACTAACCCAGGCTTTGGACACATTCAACACAGCAATCGTTTCTCCAATCTACTATGCTCTGTTTACATCATTTACTATCCTGGCTAGTGCCATAATGTTCAAGGTAATCTATGATTCCTGAGCTGGAACTCTTTGCTTTTCTATTCAAAGTTGTGGCATAACCTGTCTTCTATCATTTGTAGGATTGGTCTGGCCAGAGTGCTAGCAGCATTGTTTCTGTACTTTGTGGATTCATCACTGTTCTTTCTGGTACTGTGGTTTTGCATAGTCAAAGAGAACCTGACCCACTTCCTGTTGCAGGTTTGCACATTGTAACTCTT
This is a stretch of genomic DNA from Mangifera indica cultivar Alphonso chromosome 11, CATAS_Mindica_2.1, whole genome shotgun sequence. It encodes these proteins:
- the LOC123230015 gene encoding probable magnesium transporter NIPA6; translated protein: MLLVSLDMISTSPAITVKWVMDPSWLTSEPTLSASSTSTDNLKGFILAVASGAFIGSSFIIKKIGLQRAGASGARASTGGYGYLLEPLWWVGMVTMIVGEFANLVAYIYAPAVLVTPLGALSIIVSAILAHFFLNEKLKKMGILGCILCIEGSVLIVLHAPSEQSLTSVEQVWELATQPAFLLYVASTIAVALVLILYCEPRYGQTNILVYLGICSVIGSLTVMSIKAIGIAIELTLEGSNQLGHFQTWIFLMVSVTCIIIQLNYLNKALDTFNTAIVSPIYYALFTSFTILASAIMFKDWSGQSASSIVSVLCGFITVLSGTVVLHSQREPDPLPVADIYSSLSPQVSWLINAKGETWKQKVDDNLFPDFDTILIHDHFK
- the LOC123230064 gene encoding GDSL esterase/lipase At1g29670-like, translated to MTKEIPTKFLLLCLAIFFLCNIVYASQIEGMFVFGSSLVDNGNNNFLLTLAKANFSPYGVDFPVGPSGRFTNGKNVIDLLGEELQLPRLIPVFYDPSTKGRNIVHGVNYASGGSGILNDTGSIAGKVVSLNEQIKNFEEVTLPDLKTHRDFLQNYLFVVGSGGNDYSFNYFMRQANANVSVEAFTNNLIKSLSQQLKKLYTLGGRKFVLMSVNPLGCNPVARASQPMGEDDCIQVLNQAAHLFNARLRLTVDFIRPQMPGSTLVFVNSYKIIRDIIRDPVSNGFKDTRNACCEVLSVNEGGNGILCKRGGQVCAERNIHVFFDGLHPTEAVNIQIAKKAFGSYNRDEVYPINIRTLAQL